A region of the Chlamydia buteonis genome:
TACTCCCTCAAAAATTTCATAGGGGGCATTGTTGTTTGCTGGGCAGAGATCTCCTGCTTCAGCAAGAAGAAAGTCTGCATATTCGGGGCGAGGGATATCACGATCCCAATTTACGTTTTTGTAATGTTTGTCTTTGACGTTTCCTGCGCAGATGAAGTTCGTCATGTATTGCGTTGTTTCATCAGCATAGAAGTCAATAGGACAGTTTAAAGGACCGATAAATCCCTTCTCTACTCCCAGATTTTTTTGTATTTCCTCATCTGAAGCTAGAGAACATTCATCCGCATTAAGTTTGGAACCTATTTTAGTCAGGTTGATTTGTCGATCTCCTCGGATTCCTATAGCTGCGAATTTATCCTTTTCTCCATAGGAGAGCTTAACTACGAGAGTTTTAATGATCCGGTGTGGAGGGACGGAGAAAAAGTCTTGGAGATTTTCTATTGTGCGTACATCAGGTGTGAATACTTCTTCTATAGGCAGATATTCTTTATCGTAAGTATATTGAGGAGGTTGTGCAACCGCTGCTTCGATATTGGCTCCGTAATGACCACTAACGCAAATTGTGTCTTCTCCTAAAGAGCTGAGAACATGAAATTCTTCAGACTTTCCTTTGCCGATTTTTCCTCCATCAGCCTCTACAATAACGTATTGGATTTCTAATCTATCGAAGATATTTTGGTAGGCTTGTCTGAGTTTAGCGTATTGTTCATTCATTTGTTCAGGGGAATCCGAGAATGTGTAACTATCCTCCATTAGGAATTCTTTAGCTCGCATTAAGCCGAATCTTGGTCGAATCTCATCTCGGAATTTCGTAGCAATTTGATACAGATGGATGGGTAATTGTTTTCTTCCTGATAACCATTGGGAAACAAACATAGAGACGATTTCTTCGTGGGTGGGTGCAAGACAAAATTCCTTATCTTCTCTATCTTTTAGGGTATAGAGAAGACCTTCTGAGCGGAATGCTTCCCAGCGTCCTGTTTTTTGCCAAAGTTCAGCAGGATGAAGGATAGGAAGAACCAGTTCTTGACCTCCAATAGCATTGAGTTCTTCACGAATAATATCCATCATTTTGAGGGCGACGCGCCAAAATAGTGGAGTGTAAGTGTAGATCCCTTTTGCTGTCTTGAAAATGTAACCAGCTTTTTCTAACAGCTCGTAAGATAAAACAGAGGCTTCTTTATTGGCATTTTTAGAAGTTTTGTAAAAAAGCTGGGAAGTTTTCATAGGGGCGGACAATCGCAGATTTTTGGTTTTTTAACCGGTAGACACCGAAGTGGGTATTATTTTCTTTACCGAAATACGTTGGTCTTTACGAACCGCCCAATCTTAACATAGCGCCTTTTCTTGATCAATTACTAGCGTTAACAGTAACACATTGACTTTAGTTAATATTATTTACACTTATCTTTTGTTTTAAAAAATAAATGAGCAATTATATATAAATATAATTAGTTAAAAATAAGATTTTTTATTTTTATTTGGTAATTCTATGGCGTCAGTAAGCGGAAATCCCGGTCAGAGTCCTAACCCTATCCCAGAAGATTTCAATAGTCGTTTGGATCAAGCAGATACCTCTAAAGATCAAGAGGAAGCAGGAAGTGGTGTTACTGAGACAGGGCTGAGTATCGAGGTTTTATCTACCGGTGAGTTGTCGAATATAGATGCTGCGATCTCTGGTATACAGACTGTTGCCAGTGCGGTCATTGCTGTGGGCGCTCCTTCGAGTTTATCTCCCACTTCACCAGAGGCTGCTGCTTTATCTGCAGAAGTAGTAAACAATTTTTATGAAGAGATCCTTGATAGAGAGGATTCTGATAAAATTGATGAAACTGTAGCAGATTTATTTGCTGGAGTTCAATACAGTAAAGCTTTAGTTGATGATTTCAAGAAAAGGGTCGAGGATTTTCAGAAAACGCAACTTAATGCAAACGAGGTGTTTAGACAATCTCAACTTAATGAAGGTCTTGATTTAGACGAGATGTATCTTGACATGCGTTGTGAACTAGCATCACTGAATGGTACAGTAAACGAGTTAGAGAGCTTATCTCATAGGTTATTAGCTTCTTTAGGAGACGTACACCATGGGTTGCTGGCTATGTCTTTAGAGGAATTTCGTAACACTTTTGGAAATCACAGTGATAGTGTGCGTTCGTATTTAGAGAAACTTGGATTGATCTATAGCAACGAGGGTTGGACAATTGATTCCTCTGGTGCTGTTCCTCAGTTAGCTTTAGCAATTCAGAATCAGCGTATTGCTTTAGAAAAACTGATTATTCCTACAGAAGAAGAGTTTATTCAAGCGGCGACAGAGGCGGGAGCTTCTTGCTTTCAGTCTATTATCAATAAGCTGAAAACGTTGTGGAACACATTAGTACAGATGTTTCAAACTCTTTATCAAGAACTACTCTTTTTCCTATTGTGGATTAGAAAAAAACTTCAAGGTAACCAGGAATCTCCTGAAGTGGCAGAGAATAAGAAAAATCCTCAATTTGAAAATCCTTTTGCGTCCACTTCAGGAACCGCTTTGTCTCGTGAAAATACTTCTTCTTTAAGAGCTTCGGTTTCTGGAAGGGGGGATTTATCGGATGAGGAGATGATCCGGCGTCCTGAAGACAATACCATGGATACACAAAATGTTAATAATCAAGATGAAAAGAATAACAGAATTTCTCTTGATGACTTTTAAAATTAAATAAATAAATAAGTCTTATTACAATCTGTTTGAGAGTTGTTTTTTTTGAAATTCTCTAGTATGTTCACCCTTATTACTATGGATTGTTTAGGACATCTTTATTTATGAATATCAAAAGAAAACGCTCACTGTTAGTGTGTTTCGGGGTAGTGTTTCTGCTCATTACGGGTTGTTGTCCCTTTGCAGATAAAAATACTTCCTGCTGTTCTCCTAAAAAGTATCTTCCCATTGTAAGTCATCTTTTAGAGCTTTGTGATTTACCTGAGGTCGAAACTCCTGAGGAATTAGTAGAGGAAACCAAGCATTTATTTTTGACTCGGGAGCAGCGTATGGCTGCTGATTTTGATTCTTTACCAATAAAGGATGATCATGCTTTCTATAATGATCTTTCTTTATTGCGAATGACACAGGTTGTTCCTGCTTATGCAGCTACCTATGGTAGTGCTGTTGTGTTTGGCAGTACGCTCGCAACTATTCGTCAGCGTTTAGATTTTCTTGTTCGAGAATGGCATCGAGGAGTGCGTTTCAAAAAGATCATTTTCCTATCCGGGAGAAGAGAGCGTTATGCAAAAGTAGAAGATTCGGATCAATTTTATGATAATCGTCACAACCCATTTCCTGTAGAAGAAAGCTGGAATCCTGCCGAACATAAGCTCCCTTCTTCAGAAGATGAAATTGCTCGATTTGTTTGGACACAGATGGTTGTTCCTTCTTCTTGGAGAGATCCTTCAGGAGGTATTGAAGTAGAGTTTTTAGTTGCTGAGCCTGCAGAAGGTCAGAAGTATGGAACACGTCATGATACATTAAAAGTACTTCGCGCTTATCATGGAGATGGCTCGGAACGTATTTTATTTGTGAGTAGCCAACCTTTTATTCATTTAGATCGTTCTCGTATTGCAAAGCATTTTGAAAAAGAAAAGTATGATGTTGCAGGCCCTGGATTTTCCCAAGCAGTTTTAAAGCATGACTGGGCTCCTAGAATTTGTCTGCATTCTTTAGCTGCATGGGCAAGCGAAACTCGTGGTTATCTTGTAATATCTCAGGAGTAACCTTTTGAATGAAGAATATTGGATTTTAGAGGTGAAGGTCACCCCAAAATCTAAAGAAAATAAAATTGTGGGATTTGAAGGTGAGGTATTGAAAATACGTGTTACTGAGGTCCCAGAAAAAGGAAAGGCTAACGAAGCAGTTATTGCTTTGTTAGCCAAAACATTGTCTTTGCCTAAACGTGATATCACGTTAATTTCGGGAGATGCTTCCAAGAAAAAAAGAATCTTATTACCGAAGGCTACAGAATCGATTGTCTCTCATTGGAGAGAAAAGGGATTTTAAGCAGGGCTGTAGTTTTTATCGGTTTCTGGTTTGTCGCTTTTCACAGCGGCTTTCTTATCTTTATTATCTTTAAAGATTATAGAACGGAATTGTTTGCGTTCTGTTCTGTTGATTTTTAAACCTAAACGGCGGATGACATCTTCATTAAATGTTGTTGTTTGTGGTAGTGGCTCGGCGATAATTTTTTTTAATCCTTCGATATCTTGATGTTGGTTAAGTAGGTGGTAAACCATTTGAGCAGCTTGTTTGCCGGATTTTTTAAAATCTACTCCACAAGCGACGCAGGCTCCTTCAGCAACTAAAGAGAAGTCATCGGTAATTATAGGGATTTTTTCTTTAAGGATTTCTTCAATAAATGCTGTTCCGAGCTTGTGAGCTAGCGAAGAGAAAGGAATAAAAATTGCAGAGGGACGTTTGTCTATTGCTTGTTGAATACGTGTTTTGAAATTTGCTGGTGTCACGGTAATTTCTGTAACGGAAATTCCTGAGGCATGGAGTTTTTTTTCGATTTCTTGTTGTAGAGCTGATGGAAAAGGCTCAGTAGGTTTTATATAAACCAAAGACTCGGCGTTTGTTCTTACAGCTTGTATAGCAAAACAACATTGGTTGATATCAAGGGAATCATTAACACCGTAGATATTCGTTTGTTTTTTCGGGAAAACTAGAGTCTCTCCTTCGGGAACAGCAGCATAGATAATTGGCTTTTTTGTTTCGATTTGGCTCATGATTTTTGTTGCTATTGAGCCTAATGTAACAATAGCCACGATATTTTTATCGCTGTGCAATGTACGAGCTAATTTCCTTGCTTTAACCACACTATCTTCAGCATTAACGACAAACACTTCTGGGGAGTTTTCGAATGTCTTTAAAACATCTATACAACTTTGACTACAATCTTCGAGTATTGAGTGGGAGAAAGATAAGAACACTGCAACTTTGGGGGAGTCTTGCTCAGGATTAGGTGAGGAGATAACTACAGAAATAAAGGAGCAAATAATGGAAAAGAAGAAAATATATTGAGCAATTTTACGAAGAATCATAGTGACAACACCATTGTATCATACACAGATGTTAGGGTTAAACGTTGGCAAGCTGCAACAATATCTTCTGTTTTTCCTAAAGAAGAAAAGCGCACATATCCTTCTCCGCACGAGCCAAATCCTTTGCCAGGAGTGATGGCAATATGGTACTGGTGCAAGAAAAAGTCAAAAGCATCTTCATCGGGGATAGTATTAGGGACTTCGACCCATAGGTAGGGAGCATGCTCACCACCGTATACCGAAAATTCAGCTTTTTGTAGAGCTGTACGTAAAAGAGAACTGTTGTAGCGATATTGTGAGATCGCTTCTAAATTAGGAAATAGAGAAATTCCTGAGATAGCAGCTTCTTGCACTGGTAAACATGTCCCATTAAATGTCGTAAATAGAAAACGTTCCCAATCGCGAATTACAGGGAGACCGTTGCTATATTTAAGATCGTTAGGAACGACATTCCACCCCAAACGCACTCCTGAAAAACCTAAGGACTTGGAAAAGGAGTTCACTTCTATAGCACACGAGCGCGCTTCAGGGATTTCAAAAATACTCCTTGGTAAGGAAGGATCTGAGATAAAAGCGCTATAGGCGGCATCGAACAAAATAACGCTCCCATGGGCGTTCGCATAGTCGACAAGTTCTTTAAGTTGTTCTCTATTCAATACAGTCCCTGTAGGGTTATTAGGAGAACATAAACAGAAAATATCAATAACTTCTCTTTCAGGAAGTACAGGAAAGAAATGGGATTCTTTTGTACAAGGAAGCTTGATGATTTTACGAGCTCCTGTAATGAGAGCCGTATCAATATAGACAGGGTAAGAGGGATCCTGAACGGCTACGGTTTTCCCCGGACCAAATAAAGAAAGTACACGGAAAATATCCATTTTGGCTCCATCTGAGATAAAAATCTCTTCAGGGGACACTTTACCGTGATAAAATACTTCTGAAAGTTTTTCTCTCAAAGAAGGAAGACCCAATTCTGGACCGTATCCACGGTAAGTTTTGGGATTCCCTAACTTATCGACAGATTGCGAAAAGGTGTGAGTAACTGACTTGTGTAGTGGGTACGAGGTATTCCCGATAGATAGATCTATAATAGAGATCTCAGGGTGTTTTTCACGGAAAGCTTGAATTTTTTGACGAATACCAGAAAACAGATAGTTGGTTTCTAAATTTGAAAAGTTCGTGTTTCTTCGCATTGCGGTTTTTTTCATTGTCTGTAGCGTATGCCAGACATCTTAAGAAAGGCCCCGCTTTTTTTATATACCTTTCTGTTGTTTCTAAACAAAATCAGGTTTTCCCTTAAAGTCTTTTAGGGAGGAAACGAAGTCATTCGTCTAGTAAAGCAATAAAGATTTCTTAACACTAAGATAAATACATTCTTATAAACGGCTTTTGTT
Encoded here:
- a CDS encoding proline--tRNA ligase, which translates into the protein MKTSQLFYKTSKNANKEASVLSYELLEKAGYIFKTAKGIYTYTPLFWRVALKMMDIIREELNAIGGQELVLPILHPAELWQKTGRWEAFRSEGLLYTLKDREDKEFCLAPTHEEIVSMFVSQWLSGRKQLPIHLYQIATKFRDEIRPRFGLMRAKEFLMEDSYTFSDSPEQMNEQYAKLRQAYQNIFDRLEIQYVIVEADGGKIGKGKSEEFHVLSSLGEDTICVSGHYGANIEAAVAQPPQYTYDKEYLPIEEVFTPDVRTIENLQDFFSVPPHRIIKTLVVKLSYGEKDKFAAIGIRGDRQINLTKIGSKLNADECSLASDEEIQKNLGVEKGFIGPLNCPIDFYADETTQYMTNFICAGNVKDKHYKNVNWDRDIPRPEYADFLLAEAGDLCPANNNAPYEIFEGVEVAHIFNLGTRYTECFEVVFQDEQGKPQSCWMGTYGIGIGRTLAACIEQLADDRGIVWPKAIAPFDITILYNGGDSSCEEAAEKIYKELQCHGYSPLLDDRNERLGFKLKDSDLIGIPYKLILGKTFLNSGMLEIESRSREKFSVEPKDFFNWCKSYLPSPRGFLPIP
- a CDS encoding LL-diaminopimelate aminotransferase — encoded protein: MRRNTNFSNLETNYLFSGIRQKIQAFREKHPEISIIDLSIGNTSYPLHKSVTHTFSQSVDKLGNPKTYRGYGPELGLPSLREKLSEVFYHGKVSPEEIFISDGAKMDIFRVLSLFGPGKTVAVQDPSYPVYIDTALITGARKIIKLPCTKESHFFPVLPEREVIDIFCLCSPNNPTGTVLNREQLKELVDYANAHGSVILFDAAYSAFISDPSLPRSIFEIPEARSCAIEVNSFSKSLGFSGVRLGWNVVPNDLKYSNGLPVIRDWERFLFTTFNGTCLPVQEAAISGISLFPNLEAISQYRYNSSLLRTALQKAEFSVYGGEHAPYLWVEVPNTIPDEDAFDFFLHQYHIAITPGKGFGSCGEGYVRFSSLGKTEDIVAACQRLTLTSVYDTMVLSL
- a CDS encoding CT392 family protein, coding for MASVSGNPGQSPNPIPEDFNSRLDQADTSKDQEEAGSGVTETGLSIEVLSTGELSNIDAAISGIQTVASAVIAVGAPSSLSPTSPEAAALSAEVVNNFYEEILDREDSDKIDETVADLFAGVQYSKALVDDFKKRVEDFQKTQLNANEVFRQSQLNEGLDLDEMYLDMRCELASLNGTVNELESLSHRLLASLGDVHHGLLAMSLEEFRNTFGNHSDSVRSYLEKLGLIYSNEGWTIDSSGAVPQLALAIQNQRIALEKLIIPTEEEFIQAATEAGASCFQSIINKLKTLWNTLVQMFQTLYQELLFFLLWIRKKLQGNQESPEVAENKKNPQFENPFASTSGTALSRENTSSLRASVSGRGDLSDEEMIRRPEDNTMDTQNVNNQDEKNNRISLDDF
- a CDS encoding ABC transporter substrate-binding protein; this translates as MILRKIAQYIFFFSIICSFISVVISSPNPEQDSPKVAVFLSFSHSILEDCSQSCIDVLKTFENSPEVFVVNAEDSVVKARKLARTLHSDKNIVAIVTLGSIATKIMSQIETKKPIIYAAVPEGETLVFPKKQTNIYGVNDSLDINQCCFAIQAVRTNAESLVYIKPTEPFPSALQQEIEKKLHASGISVTEITVTPANFKTRIQQAIDKRPSAIFIPFSSLAHKLGTAFIEEILKEKIPIITDDFSLVAEGACVACGVDFKKSGKQAAQMVYHLLNQHQDIEGLKKIIAEPLPQTTTFNEDVIRRLGLKINRTERKQFRSIIFKDNKDKKAAVKSDKPETDKNYSPA
- a CDS encoding DUF167 domain-containing protein, producing the protein MNEEYWILEVKVTPKSKENKIVGFEGEVLKIRVTEVPEKGKANEAVIALLAKTLSLPKRDITLISGDASKKKRILLPKATESIVSHWREKGF